Proteins encoded by one window of bacterium:
- a CDS encoding S1 RNA-binding domain-containing protein produces MAEKLMTMDDLLAQTEMKVLAAGDIVEGSVISADKHEIWLDLGAYGIGVILGREIEHTAQGLNEGAELSASVLEPETPEGYVILSLRKVAKEKGWETLETRHESGEVFGIVPFDANRGGLLIEIDGIRGFLPVSQLSAENYPRVSGADKDEILHRLNQLVGQTLMVRILDLDRKQNKLIVSEKAARREMTEDKISSIEVGAEIEGIVTGVVDFGIFVNVDGVEGMVHISEIAWDRVESPSKYVKVGDTVKAKVIAIDSDKLSLSMKQLTPDPWMKESEQFRVGDSVEGTINRITPFGAFVQVTPVIEALVHISELSEEHVSDPNDLVRVGDKKTFRIIAIDPVQHKLSLSLKPAKAGKTEAKEK; encoded by the coding sequence ATGGCAGAAAAACTTATGACTATGGATGACCTCCTCGCGCAGACAGAGATGAAAGTGCTCGCTGCAGGTGATATTGTCGAGGGGAGTGTTATCTCGGCAGACAAGCATGAGATATGGCTTGATCTGGGTGCATACGGCATTGGAGTCATTCTAGGTCGCGAAATCGAGCACACAGCACAAGGGCTCAATGAAGGGGCTGAGCTGTCCGCCTCAGTACTGGAGCCAGAGACCCCAGAGGGGTACGTCATCTTGAGCCTGCGTAAGGTCGCTAAGGAGAAGGGCTGGGAGACTCTAGAGACTCGTCACGAATCTGGTGAAGTATTTGGTATTGTGCCCTTTGATGCTAACCGCGGTGGCTTGCTCATCGAAATCGACGGGATACGGGGATTCTTACCCGTAAGCCAGCTCTCAGCTGAAAATTATCCTCGCGTTTCAGGCGCAGATAAGGATGAAATCTTACATCGACTCAATCAGCTCGTTGGGCAAACGTTGATGGTTCGTATCCTTGACCTTGATCGTAAACAGAATAAACTGATTGTTTCCGAAAAGGCTGCGCGTCGCGAGATGACCGAAGATAAGATCTCCTCGATCGAGGTTGGTGCCGAAATAGAAGGCATTGTAACTGGAGTGGTCGATTTCGGGATCTTTGTTAATGTCGATGGCGTTGAGGGTATGGTCCATATTTCCGAGATAGCTTGGGATCGAGTCGAAAGTCCAAGTAAGTATGTCAAGGTTGGTGATACGGTCAAGGCGAAAGTGATTGCAATAGATTCAGATAAGCTTTCATTGTCGATGAAGCAGCTCACCCCTGACCCATGGATGAAAGAGAGCGAACAGTTCAGGGTAGGTGATAGCGTCGAAGGCACTATCAATCGCATCACTCCATTTGGTGCTTTTGTACAAGTTACCCCAGTGATTGAAGCTCTGGTACATATCTCGGAGCTATCCGAAGAACATGTCTCTGATCCGAATGATCTGGTGAGGGTAGGAGATAAGAAGACCTTCCGCATCATTGCGATTGATCCGGTACAGCATAAACTCTCATTGTCGCTTAAGCCTGCCAAGGCGGGTAAGACAGAAGCGAAAGAAAAGTAG
- a CDS encoding DUF448 domain-containing protein, with protein MAAARTGHIPERTCRACRKKFPKLALHRWVVIDGVAVPDPQKNKGGRGWYACDEPSCQAKISQIAVGQARSLQRRKQGN; from the coding sequence ATGGCGGCAGCGCGCACAGGACATATCCCAGAGCGCACCTGTCGCGCTTGTCGCAAGAAATTCCCAAAGCTTGCGTTGCATCGCTGGGTCGTAATTGATGGAGTGGCGGTGCCAGATCCTCAAAAAAATAAAGGCGGTCGTGGGTGGTATGCCTGTGATGAACCGAGCTGCCAGGCCAAAATATCACAGATTGCTGTCGGACAAGCTAGATCATTACAGCGCCGTAAGCAAGGAAACTAG
- a CDS encoding translation initiation factor IF-2, with the protein MKEHTDDTSTDSKTEVLIPQTITVGEFAKRLEMGPARLIGVLMKNGVMATINESIDFGTASIIADELGFQLKLEEVVDLRPSDEMEIEEELTDLQDRPPVVAVMGHVDHGKTSLLDSIRNAEVVASESGGITQHIGAYQVERNKRMGTFLDTPGHEAFSVIRAHGVRVTDVVVIVVAADDGVKPQTKEAVRLAQEADAGLVVAINKVDKLDADVNKTKQQLSEIGLVPDDWGGDVPCVEVSAKTGNGIDTLLDMVLLVADLKKPQAHFVGSPRGVIIESHMETGKGAVVTLLVQEGRLKTGSVIVAGSTYAKVRALENEKGQRMKAATPGMPVVVTGFKGVPAYGDWFEGVASEKVAKDWLAAKSRETSIKSLVRNKVVSANDIERAVNRGQVKTVAVILKADTQGSVESILQALEGIGNDEVAINIVFSGIGDISENDINTANATGAVVLGFHVSIQSAVNQLAKRTGVTYKLYQIIYELLDDAREWLTSLLEPETITTELGTLELLAIFKTAKDTVICGGKVLSGSVEPGVEIEVVREGEVVGSTELMELKKGSDVVQAALVEEECGMLVKRTMTFAVGDIFRFIKHEQVARTL; encoded by the coding sequence ATGAAAGAACATACAGACGACACATCGACTGACTCAAAGACTGAGGTACTCATTCCCCAGACTATTACTGTAGGTGAATTCGCTAAGCGGCTTGAGATGGGCCCAGCAAGACTGATTGGGGTATTGATGAAAAACGGTGTGATGGCAACGATCAATGAATCAATTGATTTTGGCACAGCTTCAATTATCGCAGACGAACTTGGTTTTCAACTCAAGCTTGAAGAAGTTGTTGATCTCAGGCCAAGTGATGAGATGGAGATAGAAGAGGAGCTCACGGATCTCCAGGACCGTCCGCCTGTGGTAGCAGTGATGGGGCATGTTGACCATGGAAAGACCAGCCTTCTTGACTCAATTCGAAATGCAGAGGTTGTAGCATCTGAGTCTGGTGGGATTACGCAGCACATCGGCGCCTATCAGGTTGAGCGCAACAAGCGCATGGGGACGTTTCTCGATACGCCAGGGCATGAGGCATTTAGTGTGATTCGGGCACATGGTGTGCGTGTGACTGATGTGGTAGTTATAGTTGTGGCAGCTGATGATGGTGTGAAGCCACAGACCAAAGAGGCAGTGCGACTTGCCCAAGAAGCTGATGCTGGTCTCGTGGTGGCAATAAATAAGGTCGACAAGCTAGACGCTGACGTCAACAAGACCAAACAACAGCTGAGTGAAATTGGTCTCGTACCAGACGATTGGGGTGGCGATGTGCCATGCGTCGAGGTCTCAGCAAAGACAGGTAACGGCATAGATACATTACTAGACATGGTATTGCTTGTGGCAGACCTCAAGAAGCCTCAAGCGCACTTTGTGGGCTCACCGCGGGGTGTAATTATTGAAAGCCACATGGAGACTGGCAAGGGAGCCGTCGTAACACTCTTAGTGCAAGAGGGGCGACTCAAGACTGGAAGTGTGATAGTGGCAGGATCGACGTATGCGAAGGTCCGAGCTCTGGAGAATGAAAAAGGCCAACGAATGAAGGCGGCAACTCCGGGTATGCCGGTGGTGGTGACTGGCTTTAAGGGTGTACCTGCGTATGGAGATTGGTTTGAGGGGGTGGCCTCTGAGAAGGTCGCCAAAGATTGGTTGGCAGCAAAGAGTAGAGAGACGAGTATCAAGAGCCTTGTGCGCAATAAGGTAGTTTCTGCAAATGATATTGAACGGGCAGTAAATCGCGGACAGGTCAAAACGGTGGCAGTTATTCTCAAAGCGGACACTCAGGGATCAGTTGAGTCAATTCTTCAAGCCCTTGAGGGAATCGGGAATGACGAGGTGGCTATCAATATCGTTTTCTCGGGGATAGGCGATATATCCGAGAACGATATTAATACCGCGAATGCAACCGGTGCAGTAGTACTTGGCTTCCATGTGTCGATTCAGTCTGCAGTGAACCAATTAGCAAAGCGAACAGGCGTTACATATAAGTTATATCAGATTATCTATGAGCTTCTCGATGATGCGCGCGAATGGCTCACAAGCCTACTTGAGCCTGAAACCATTACAACGGAGCTTGGTACGCTGGAGCTGTTGGCGATATTTAAGACAGCAAAAGATACGGTTATCTGCGGAGGCAAGGTACTCAGTGGGTCGGTAGAGCCTGGCGTTGAAATCGAAGTGGTACGTGAAGGCGAAGTGGTCGGCAGTACAGAGCTTATGGAGCTCAAAAAAGGTTCTGATGTGGTTCAGGCCGCGCTTGTGGAAGAAGAATGCGGCATGCTTGTCAAACGTACCATGACCTTCGCGGTAGGGGATATTTTTCGCTTCATTAAGCACGAGCAGGTGGCTCGTACCCTATAA
- a CDS encoding ribosome-binding factor A, whose product MSRRSDRVAEQIQRYAAQALAELNLSREVLLTVTRARVSPDMKQATVWVAGWRQLTPGQQERATHEVARLLARNLTSKFTPRVTIEADDAGEYASKIAHLLSG is encoded by the coding sequence ATGTCGCGACGGTCTGATCGGGTAGCAGAACAGATACAGCGTTATGCAGCGCAGGCCTTGGCTGAGTTGAACTTGAGTCGAGAGGTATTATTGACTGTTACACGGGCTCGAGTATCTCCTGATATGAAGCAAGCCACTGTTTGGGTCGCTGGGTGGCGGCAGCTTACGCCGGGTCAACAAGAGCGAGCGACGCACGAAGTCGCACGATTATTGGCGCGGAACCTAACGAGCAAATTTACACCGCGTGTAACTATCGAGGCAGATGATGCGGGTGAGTATGCATCGAAGATCGCTCATTTGTTATCGGGCTGA
- a CDS encoding response regulator: MKSVLLVEDNDFIRKMYLLKLGKAQDFEVLEAADGLSALQVLEQKKPDLMLLDIMMPNMSGLEVLEEMKKKNIAVSVIILSNVMSTETRETAQKYGVKDYIIKSDLTPSQVLEKIQSALG, from the coding sequence ATGAAAAGCGTATTGCTTGTCGAAGACAATGACTTCATCCGCAAGATGTATTTGCTGAAGCTAGGCAAAGCTCAGGACTTTGAAGTCCTAGAAGCTGCGGACGGACTTTCTGCACTACAGGTGCTTGAACAGAAAAAGCCCGATCTTATGTTGCTCGACATCATGATGCCAAACATGAGTGGGCTCGAAGTGCTTGAAGAGATGAAGAAGAAAAATATTGCAGTGTCAGTGATTATATTGAGTAATGTGATGAGTACCGAAACACGTGAGACGGCTCAAAAATACGGCGTGAAGGACTACATCATCAAGAGTGATCTGACCCCGAGCCAGGTATTAGAAAAGATTCAATCAGCTTTGGGGTAG
- the fmt gene encoding methionyl-tRNA formyltransferase: MTTTTHKIIFFGSSGLSADILSYVLENGTFLNIVGIVTQPSREGAHAHQTDTPVARVAKEYKVPLFRPVRTSDCIEELRPLEAEAGLLFAYGQILKPDLLALFSKGIINIHPSLLPKYRGPSPIEAAILAGDTEVGTTIMKITEQMDAGPILSQVSFSVSPMTSKQELTQKLISASKELLLPTLHKYLAGYLVPQEQPDEGVTFCKLINKTAGQVSLSDVSATELERMIRAYAGWPGVSVVLPEKLDRLRIHNAHQIDNVAAEPGVYIHNKQLILITKDGTLAADQVQLPGRKILDAKQALNGLRVPKLPQS, encoded by the coding sequence ATGACCACAACCACTCATAAGATAATCTTCTTTGGAAGCTCTGGGTTAAGCGCTGATATTCTGAGCTACGTACTGGAGAACGGTACATTTCTCAATATCGTTGGTATTGTCACGCAGCCCAGTCGAGAAGGCGCGCATGCCCATCAAACCGATACGCCAGTCGCTCGAGTCGCAAAAGAATATAAGGTGCCCCTTTTTCGGCCGGTCAGAACGAGTGACTGCATTGAGGAACTCCGTCCTCTCGAGGCCGAAGCTGGATTACTCTTCGCTTACGGTCAGATCCTCAAGCCTGATCTTCTCGCCCTCTTCTCGAAAGGTATCATCAATATTCACCCCTCACTCCTACCGAAATACCGAGGCCCTTCACCAATCGAGGCAGCCATCCTTGCAGGCGACACCGAGGTAGGCACTACGATCATGAAAATTACCGAGCAAATGGATGCTGGACCAATATTGAGTCAAGTATCGTTTTCAGTGTCCCCTATGACCTCGAAGCAAGAATTGACACAAAAACTCATCTCTGCCAGCAAAGAACTCCTCCTCCCCACACTGCACAAATACCTAGCCGGATACCTGGTACCGCAAGAACAGCCCGACGAGGGAGTGACGTTTTGCAAACTTATTAATAAAACGGCTGGGCAAGTCTCTCTATCTGATGTATCGGCGACCGAACTCGAGCGGATGATCCGTGCCTACGCTGGCTGGCCAGGAGTAAGTGTGGTCCTGCCAGAAAAGCTAGACCGTCTACGCATTCACAATGCCCATCAGATAGATAATGTAGCAGCAGAGCCAGGAGTATATATACACAATAAACAACTTATACTCATCACAAAAGATGGCACACTCGCAGCTGATCAAGTCCAGCTGCCTGGACGCAAGATATTAGACGCCAAACAAGCACTTAACGGCCTACGCGTACCCAAGCTACCCCAAAGCTGA
- the def gene encoding peptide deformylase, protein MIRTLVTIPSEVLRMKSKRIGLVDDAIKQLAEDMIETTLDWDHGSEFGAALAAIQIGQPMKLTVVRNNFDDAEDKTFLTFVNPEIVQKSSDRVIDIEGCLSVPGIYARIPRARKIKVKAETLDGQPIRMTLEGFAARVFQHEVDHMHGKLFIDIIKSADDVLELGDDDKLHPVKSLPDVIREAAHDHNHS, encoded by the coding sequence ATGATTCGCACACTCGTCACCATTCCATCTGAAGTATTGCGCATGAAGTCCAAGCGCATCGGGCTCGTCGATGATGCAATCAAGCAGCTTGCTGAAGACATGATTGAGACCACGCTCGACTGGGATCACGGTAGTGAGTTTGGTGCTGCCTTGGCAGCCATTCAGATTGGACAGCCCATGAAACTCACCGTAGTACGCAATAATTTTGACGATGCGGAAGATAAGACATTCTTGACTTTCGTAAACCCCGAGATTGTGCAGAAAAGCTCTGACCGGGTTATTGATATTGAAGGCTGCCTATCCGTTCCGGGCATCTATGCTCGCATACCCCGCGCACGCAAGATCAAGGTAAAAGCCGAGACCCTCGATGGACAGCCCATCCGTATGACACTCGAAGGCTTTGCTGCGCGCGTATTCCAGCACGAGGTTGACCACATGCACGGTAAATTATTTATCGATATAATCAAGTCCGCAGATGATGTGCTCGAGCTAGGCGACGACGATAAGCTACACCCTGTCAAATCACTTCCGGATGTCATTCGTGAGGCAGCCCATGACCACAACCACTCATAA
- the priA gene encoding primosomal protein N', with translation MKRTVPSIIVSVLVTNYPRRPAKVFDYVHDKVLQSGQWVVVPFGKTQTTGIVIATRTSSDIALEKLKPVSRVLDLPQPPKHYLKLAEWLGEYYAAHPRAIWHTILPSGLQAKPRKGLLQDSVAQAPAHLPPLSIEQEQVIKAIQKLPSQKAVLIQGITGSGKTRIYEDLIQSTLERGQSVLILAPEIVLSTHLQRRLEESLGASLLVTHSGLTATQRRAVWLKALSNTTPQVYLGARSALFLPIHNLGLIIIDEEHDTSYKQDQSPRYHAVTVAGRLAQLTGARLVLGSATPSLTTLELVHRGRIARLSLPTRHGGAKLPEIMLVEHHNKHGVLSDQLHHAIEQTLEHQQQALILHNKRGTARRLSCDSCGQAVRCDHCDTTMILHADLGRLKCHLCNRELWPPSRCPSCNQDDLRYSGIGTKQLETTLQQLFPNAHIERLDRDSIDRDSLPSLLERMQRREINILIGTQMIAKGLDFPHVSLVAIIDTDSLLHGTDFSASERAASLIIQASGRAGRGNIPGRVILQTHNPQQPILQAIQAHDWNGFATQELIHRHTFHYPPYRWLLRLWVRRSNARNAERAASEFSDLLAQKYPNIEVLGPATPLHHKDGIYHTRQLIVRSTQRKTLTDIADSPPSGWQADLDPIIII, from the coding sequence ATGAAACGAACAGTTCCATCAATCATTGTATCTGTCCTCGTCACAAACTACCCTAGACGACCAGCTAAAGTTTTCGACTATGTGCACGATAAAGTACTTCAGTCTGGCCAATGGGTGGTAGTGCCGTTCGGGAAAACGCAAACTACCGGTATCGTCATCGCCACTCGAACTTCAAGCGACATTGCACTAGAGAAGCTCAAGCCAGTTTCGCGCGTCCTTGACTTACCGCAACCCCCAAAGCACTACCTCAAGCTCGCAGAATGGCTTGGTGAGTACTACGCGGCTCATCCCCGGGCAATCTGGCACACGATCTTGCCATCTGGACTCCAGGCCAAGCCGCGTAAAGGACTACTTCAAGATTCGGTCGCCCAGGCACCGGCACACCTGCCACCACTCTCCATCGAACAAGAGCAAGTCATTAAAGCAATACAGAAACTCCCTTCACAAAAAGCCGTACTCATCCAAGGTATTACTGGCTCGGGCAAAACACGCATCTATGAAGATCTGATTCAGTCTACCCTGGAGCGTGGCCAATCAGTACTTATCCTGGCGCCAGAAATAGTCCTATCAACACACCTCCAACGGCGACTAGAAGAGAGCCTTGGAGCTTCATTACTCGTGACACACTCTGGACTCACAGCAACCCAGCGCCGGGCAGTCTGGCTCAAGGCCCTAAGTAATACGACCCCTCAAGTGTACCTGGGAGCTCGTTCGGCACTTTTCTTGCCAATCCATAATTTGGGACTCATCATTATTGATGAAGAACACGACACAAGCTACAAGCAAGATCAAAGCCCGCGCTACCACGCAGTGACAGTAGCCGGTCGCCTAGCGCAGCTGACTGGTGCCCGGCTCGTCCTCGGATCGGCCACCCCCTCGCTGACGACGCTCGAACTGGTACATCGCGGACGCATCGCACGCCTCTCCCTCCCTACGCGACATGGTGGAGCAAAGCTCCCAGAAATTATGCTCGTCGAGCACCATAATAAGCACGGTGTACTATCCGATCAGCTACATCATGCTATCGAACAAACTCTCGAGCACCAGCAGCAAGCCCTTATTCTCCATAATAAACGAGGCACTGCACGCCGTCTGAGTTGTGACAGTTGTGGCCAAGCCGTGCGCTGTGACCACTGCGACACCACTATGATCCTCCACGCCGACCTCGGCAGACTGAAGTGTCATCTCTGTAATCGTGAGCTGTGGCCCCCATCTCGCTGTCCTTCCTGCAACCAAGATGATCTTCGCTATTCCGGTATTGGCACCAAGCAGCTCGAAACCACCCTCCAGCAGCTATTCCCCAATGCACATATTGAGAGGCTGGACCGCGACAGTATTGATCGCGATAGCCTGCCTAGTTTGCTTGAGAGGATGCAACGTCGGGAAATCAATATCCTCATTGGCACACAAATGATCGCAAAAGGGCTCGATTTTCCACATGTAAGCCTCGTTGCCATTATTGATACTGATAGCCTGCTCCATGGAACAGATTTTAGCGCCTCAGAGCGAGCCGCCAGCCTTATCATTCAGGCCTCTGGGCGCGCCGGTCGAGGCAATATACCAGGTCGGGTCATCCTCCAAACACATAACCCTCAGCAACCAATTCTACAGGCAATCCAAGCCCATGACTGGAATGGATTTGCCACCCAAGAGCTGATCCATCGGCATACCTTCCACTACCCACCGTATCGCTGGCTTCTACGACTCTGGGTCCGACGCTCAAATGCTCGAAATGCAGAGCGAGCCGCCAGCGAGTTTTCAGATCTACTGGCGCAGAAATACCCAAATATAGAAGTACTCGGCCCAGCTACGCCCCTCCACCACAAAGATGGCATCTATCACACACGACAACTCATTGTACGATCAACCCAACGCAAGACCTTGACTGACATAGCTGACTCCCCTCCGTCGGGATGGCAGGCTGATCTTGATCCGATCATTATTATCTGA
- the secD gene encoding protein translocase subunit SecD, whose translation MQPKQLRRRLVIIVLLAAIAIALVLPREDRILRAIGIKNLTPKVKLGLDLQGGTSLTYEADLNDTPTEERSKAMEGVLNVITKRVNPTGTSEAVIQQSGQNRIVVQLPGVTDAQAAADQIGRTAQLSFYSLSGDEQPVPEQTDLTGKDLEQATADIDPQTATPIIRFNMKSGDATKKFSELTTKINQSGGRLVIVLDNEVLFNGTVSTPITDGVGQMTGFEDVQTAKETAVLLNAGALPVPVALSSQQTIGATLGSESIARSMIAGVIGIVAVMLFMIFSYRWAGVIASAALTLYALFNIVIFKLASITPWPIVLTLAGIAGFVLSVGMAVDANILIFERMKEEMRSGKTVHTAMITGFKRAWSSIRDSNISTLLTCLILYTFGAPIIKGFAVTLALGVMISMVTAITISRTFLQLFADTKFGSNPKRYSNIPVEHTGKEAVS comes from the coding sequence ATGCAACCAAAGCAACTGAGGCGACGATTAGTAATAATAGTGTTACTCGCGGCTATCGCGATAGCTTTGGTGTTACCGCGTGAAGACCGTATTTTACGAGCGATTGGCATAAAAAACCTGACACCAAAAGTAAAACTCGGTCTGGACTTACAGGGAGGTACAAGCTTAACGTACGAAGCAGATCTCAACGACACCCCAACAGAAGAACGATCGAAGGCGATGGAGGGGGTACTCAATGTGATTACGAAGCGAGTGAACCCAACTGGCACGAGTGAGGCGGTCATTCAGCAGTCGGGCCAAAATAGAATCGTAGTGCAGCTACCAGGAGTAACTGATGCTCAGGCTGCAGCTGACCAGATAGGTCGCACGGCTCAACTGTCGTTTTATTCACTGTCGGGTGATGAGCAGCCAGTACCCGAACAGACTGATCTGACAGGTAAGGATCTCGAGCAGGCCACGGCCGATATTGATCCACAGACTGCTACGCCTATTATTCGATTCAATATGAAGTCAGGTGATGCTACGAAGAAATTCTCTGAGCTTACCACCAAGATTAATCAAAGTGGTGGCCGCTTGGTGATCGTTCTTGATAATGAAGTACTGTTTAATGGTACTGTTTCGACACCAATTACTGACGGTGTGGGTCAGATGACCGGCTTTGAGGACGTCCAGACCGCTAAAGAGACCGCAGTCTTACTGAACGCGGGCGCTTTGCCGGTGCCAGTAGCGCTTTCGAGCCAGCAGACCATTGGGGCGACCCTTGGGTCGGAATCAATTGCTCGCTCTATGATAGCGGGTGTGATTGGGATTGTGGCAGTGATGCTCTTCATGATCTTTAGCTATCGCTGGGCGGGTGTGATTGCAAGTGCGGCTCTGACATTATATGCACTCTTCAATATTGTCATATTTAAGCTGGCGAGCATTACGCCGTGGCCGATAGTTTTGACGCTCGCTGGTATCGCTGGCTTTGTGCTCTCGGTTGGTATGGCGGTGGATGCAAATATTTTGATATTTGAACGCATGAAAGAAGAGATGCGATCTGGTAAGACAGTGCATACGGCGATGATTACGGGCTTTAAGCGCGCGTGGAGCTCCATACGTGACTCTAATATTTCAACACTACTCACTTGCCTTATCCTCTATACATTTGGTGCGCCGATTATTAAAGGCTTTGCCGTGACTCTCGCGCTTGGAGTCATGATCTCAATGGTGACCGCAATTACGATCTCTCGCACATTCTTGCAGTTATTTGCCGATACTAAGTTTGGCTCGAATCCGAAGCGTTATAGTAATATCCCAGTGGAGCATACTGGGAAGGAGGCGGTCTCATGA
- the secF gene encoding protein translocase subunit SecF gives MNVIGRRRLWFAISLLVIIPGTISLFIWGLRPGIDFAGGQSMEIAGTQDQQFVRDTLASVGARDIVITTTGTDKLLARYRDEEGKDSTVTSNEIKTKLATQNAQPTNFESIGPAVSRDITRNAFVSVGLASLAIVFFIAFAFRNTPPPVSPWSFGVTAVIALLHDTLVIVGIFSLLGRFANVEIDSLFVTAVLTAIGFSVHDTIVVYDRIRENLKRSSESFEVVVNDSIVETMARSLGTSLTVIFTLLALLIFGGETIRLFIFALLVGIMSGTYSSIFNAAPMLVVWHNFKFKRRAAKKLKKT, from the coding sequence ATGAATGTGATTGGACGCCGACGCCTATGGTTTGCAATTTCATTATTAGTGATTATTCCCGGCACGATCTCATTGTTTATTTGGGGGCTACGACCAGGTATTGACTTTGCTGGTGGTCAGTCAATGGAGATTGCTGGTACACAGGATCAACAATTCGTACGTGATACATTGGCCAGCGTGGGCGCTCGCGACATTGTCATCACTACTACTGGTACCGATAAACTGTTGGCACGCTATCGAGACGAAGAGGGTAAGGACTCTACAGTGACTAGTAATGAAATCAAGACTAAATTAGCCACGCAGAATGCTCAGCCGACCAATTTTGAATCGATTGGCCCAGCTGTCAGTCGAGATATCACTCGCAATGCCTTTGTATCCGTCGGGCTGGCTTCCCTGGCTATCGTATTCTTTATTGCGTTTGCGTTTCGCAATACACCGCCTCCTGTGAGCCCATGGAGCTTTGGTGTCACAGCCGTGATTGCACTTTTGCATGACACATTGGTGATAGTTGGTATTTTCTCACTGCTTGGGCGGTTTGCGAACGTCGAAATAGATTCACTCTTCGTCACTGCGGTACTGACAGCGATCGGTTTCTCGGTTCACGATACGATCGTGGTGTATGATCGTATCCGCGAGAATTTGAAGCGCTCAAGTGAGTCATTTGAAGTGGTTGTAAATGACAGTATTGTCGAGACCATGGCTCGATCCTTAGGTACAAGTTTGACGGTGATCTTTACACTTCTCGCTTTATTGATATTTGGTGGTGAGACGATTCGTCTGTTCATATTCGCTCTCTTGGTTGGCATTATGTCTGGTACGTATTCTTCTATCTTTAATGCAGCTCCTATGCTGGTAGTGTGGCACAACTTCAAGTTTAAGCGTCGTGCTGCGAAGAAGCTCAAGAAGACTTAG
- a CDS encoding ArsR family transcriptional regulator, which produces MLQHFITSKTRRKIITVFSKYPDYRVHVRGLAKLIREDPGNVARELERLARIKYVHTAKQANTKLFWVNQNFLLYKELQAMVLKTTRKTKKDI; this is translated from the coding sequence ATGCTCCAACATTTTATAACATCAAAAACACGTCGAAAAATCATCACTGTATTCTCGAAATACCCGGATTATCGCGTTCACGTTCGTGGGCTTGCTAAGTTGATACGCGAAGATCCGGGTAATGTTGCGCGCGAGCTGGAACGCTTAGCGCGTATTAAGTATGTACATACAGCCAAACAAGCAAATACCAAGCTTTTTTGGGTGAATCAAAATTTCTTACTTTATAAAGAGTTACAGGCTATGGTACTCAAGACAACAAGAAAAACAAAGAAAGATATATGA